One window of the Chryseotalea sp. WA131a genome contains the following:
- a CDS encoding OmpA family protein, with protein sequence MYSYLRVLFLLCLITLSSDLLFAQNRQDKELARTYMEQAELILADTKAEDEAREIIVTAANLDTTFIQANFEAGHMHLITIGKELAVKYFLRIYRQDPNYRFDLEFWIGKSYQYGLQFDKAIDFYNRYRDKLIRKPNYLGKDKIELKVVDRNIEECKNGKEFVANPQPYSIINMGREINSEFEDYGPVFNADESEVIFTTRRRDGNTYENVAIDNKPYEDVFIAKKVGGSWKKAQNIGLPINSKFGDSNLTLSPDGQTLFLYKDEGNGDIYESERQKDGTWSEPEALTALNSSYRESSVSITADGNTIYFASERPGGYGASDIYYSVKDSNGEWSRIKNLGTTINTEYEEDGPFISYDGKTLYFSSKGKKGMGEYDIFKTTLINADKNEWTEPENIGYPINSPDNDVFFSTSKDGKRWYYSSLRDDGIGYEDIYEILPIEPKKESIVAKTPDPIIEEPKIPLVEPKVEPKVEPIVEPVKPSIVPIKYVVKVVDAESESPIDAKVRMQGSKDNSPVGMTNNGTEYEFSLASTKPKDYRLSIEREGYIFQNLTVKVEAATEKEKTITNTIRMRKLVVGAVSILRNIYFDFDKATFKTEAYPELNKLEAMMKQNQNLSVEIAGHTDSFGSKIVNMNLSERRARAVKSFLTSKGIDPRRVATIGYGEERPLASNDDEEEGRQLNRRVEFKVLGN encoded by the coding sequence ATGTACAGCTATTTGCGGGTACTTTTTTTACTTTGCTTAATCACACTTTCGTCTGATCTTTTGTTCGCCCAGAACCGACAAGACAAAGAATTGGCTCGAACTTACATGGAACAGGCTGAGTTGATTTTGGCTGATACAAAAGCTGAAGACGAAGCCCGCGAGATTATAGTGACGGCAGCGAATCTGGATACTACTTTTATTCAGGCAAATTTTGAGGCTGGGCACATGCATTTGATAACCATTGGTAAGGAATTGGCTGTAAAGTACTTCTTACGAATTTATAGACAGGATCCAAATTATAGATTTGATTTAGAATTTTGGATTGGCAAAAGCTATCAATATGGTTTGCAATTTGATAAAGCAATTGATTTTTATAACCGTTACCGGGATAAATTGATTAGAAAGCCTAACTATCTGGGCAAAGACAAAATAGAATTGAAAGTAGTTGACAGAAACATAGAAGAGTGTAAAAACGGAAAAGAGTTCGTAGCCAATCCTCAGCCATATTCAATTATCAATATGGGGAGAGAGATCAATTCTGAATTTGAAGATTACGGCCCTGTGTTTAACGCGGACGAATCAGAAGTTATTTTTACCACTCGTAGGCGAGATGGAAATACGTATGAAAATGTTGCTATTGATAACAAGCCCTATGAAGATGTCTTTATTGCCAAGAAAGTAGGTGGATCTTGGAAGAAAGCTCAAAATATCGGCCTCCCGATTAATAGCAAATTTGGAGATTCTAATTTAACTCTTTCTCCTGACGGCCAAACATTGTTTTTATATAAAGATGAAGGAAATGGAGATATTTACGAGAGTGAAAGACAAAAAGATGGAACTTGGAGCGAACCTGAAGCCTTAACAGCTTTAAATTCCTCATATAGAGAATCGTCCGTCTCAATCACAGCCGATGGAAATACGATATACTTTGCGAGTGAAAGACCAGGAGGCTATGGAGCTTCTGACATTTATTATAGTGTAAAGGATAGTAATGGAGAATGGAGCCGAATAAAAAACTTAGGGACAACAATCAATACAGAATACGAAGAAGATGGCCCATTTATTTCTTACGATGGAAAAACTTTGTATTTCAGTTCGAAAGGCAAAAAGGGAATGGGTGAGTATGATATCTTTAAAACAACTTTAATCAATGCGGACAAAAATGAATGGACTGAGCCTGAAAACATTGGGTATCCCATTAATTCCCCCGATAATGATGTGTTTTTTAGCACTTCAAAAGACGGAAAAAGATGGTACTATTCGTCTCTAAGAGATGATGGAATTGGCTATGAAGATATCTATGAGATTTTACCAATAGAGCCAAAGAAGGAATCAATAGTAGCAAAAACCCCCGATCCGATCATAGAAGAACCTAAAATCCCATTGGTAGAGCCTAAAGTAGAACCAAAGGTCGAACCCATAGTAGAGCCCGTTAAGCCAAGCATAGTCCCAATCAAATATGTAGTGAAGGTAGTAGATGCAGAGTCTGAAAGTCCAATTGATGCCAAGGTGCGCATGCAGGGTTCTAAAGATAATTCACCAGTGGGCATGACCAACAATGGTACTGAATATGAGTTTTCATTGGCAAGCACGAAGCCAAAAGACTATCGATTATCAATTGAGCGTGAAGGATATATTTTTCAAAATCTTACCGTAAAAGTAGAGGCAGCCACTGAGAAAGAGAAAACCATTACCAACACCATTCGAATGAGAAAGTTGGTGGTAGGAGCGGTTTCTATTCTACGCAATATTTATTTTGATTTTGATAAGGCCACCTTCAAAACAGAGGCTTACCCTGAGTTGAACAAGTTGGAGGCGATGATGAAACAAAATCAAAACCTTTCAGTTGAAATTGCAGGCCATACCGATAGCTTCGGTTCTAAAATAGTGAACATGAACCTATCTGAAAGAAGAGCAAGAGCCGTAAAGAGTTTTTTAACCTCAAAGGGAATTGACCCACGAAGAGTAGCAACAATAGGTTATGGAGAAGAACGTCCGCTGGCTAGCAATGACGATGAAGAAGAAGGTCGTCAATTAAATCGCAGAGTGGAGTTTAAAGTGTTGGGCAATTAA
- a CDS encoding YihA family ribosome biogenesis GTP-binding protein yields the protein MVIRLAEFMVSNTDYQKCPEPKLPEFAFIGRSNVGKSSLINMLVERRDLAKVSSTPGKTQTINHFAINKQWYLVDLPGYGFARVSRESRWQFGQMIEGYLKNRTNLLCTFILLDARLPLQNKDLDFINWMGEQQLAMSIILTKADKLKQFELAQSKSQIEASLLKYWEELPPLFVTSAEKRTGRDKVLTFITESMATASE from the coding sequence ATGGTAATCAGGTTGGCAGAATTCATGGTGAGCAATACCGACTACCAAAAATGCCCCGAGCCCAAACTTCCAGAGTTTGCCTTTATCGGCCGATCAAACGTTGGCAAGTCCTCTCTCATCAACATGTTGGTGGAGCGCAGAGACTTGGCCAAAGTATCGAGCACGCCTGGCAAAACTCAGACAATCAATCACTTTGCTATCAATAAGCAATGGTATTTGGTAGATTTACCAGGCTATGGTTTTGCCCGTGTTAGCCGCGAGTCGCGCTGGCAATTCGGTCAAATGATTGAAGGGTATTTAAAAAATCGAACCAATCTCTTGTGTACGTTTATCCTACTAGATGCCCGTTTACCTCTGCAAAACAAAGATTTAGATTTCATCAATTGGATGGGCGAGCAGCAATTGGCAATGTCCATCATACTTACCAAAGCTGATAAACTTAAGCAGTTTGAATTGGCCCAATCCAAAAGTCAAATTGAGGCAAGCCTGCTCAAATATTGGGAAGAACTTCCTCCTCTCTTTGTTACCTCGGCCGAAAAAAGAACCGGACGTGATAAAGTTTTGACTTTTATCACCGAATCAATGGCCACGGCAAGCGAATAA
- a CDS encoding DUF5606 domain-containing protein, with product MTLSDIASVSGKGGLFKIWKPGKSGVILESLDVTKAKLVVGATQRMSVLSEISIYTTTKEGTAPLQEVLKTMNVKFGQELGITPEADTKDLQAFMKSFLPEFDQDRVYPSDIKKLIKWYSILVQEAPEVFDATEDKKPE from the coding sequence ATGACGTTATCGGATATCGCTTCAGTCAGCGGAAAAGGAGGATTGTTTAAGATTTGGAAACCTGGCAAATCGGGAGTAATTCTCGAATCGCTTGATGTTACCAAAGCAAAGCTTGTGGTGGGCGCAACCCAACGCATGTCGGTGCTAAGCGAAATCTCCATTTATACGACCACCAAAGAAGGAACCGCACCGCTGCAAGAAGTATTGAAAACCATGAACGTTAAGTTTGGTCAAGAATTGGGGATCACTCCAGAGGCCGATACCAAAGATCTTCAGGCTTTTATGAAATCATTTTTGCCAGAGTTTGATCAAGACCGTGTATATCCGTCAGATATTAAAAAGCTCATTAAGTGGTATAGCATTTTGGTGCAAGAAGCACCCGAAGTGTTTGATGCTACCGAAGATAAAAAGCCTGAATAG
- the fsa gene encoding fructose-6-phosphate aldolase codes for MKFFIDTANLNEIKEAYNLGVLDGVTTNPSLMAKEGIAGAEKVKAHYKAICDIVDNNVSAEVIATDFDNIIKEGKELAKIDDKIVVKVPMIKDGVKAIKKFTSEGIRTNCTLVFSPGQALLAAKAGASYLSPFIGRLDDISQDGLELIAQIRLIYNNYGFETEILAASIRHTIHLVKCAEIGADVVTCPLNVIMSLLKHPLTDSGLEKFLADHKKANS; via the coding sequence ATGAAGTTCTTTATCGACACGGCCAACCTCAATGAAATAAAAGAAGCCTACAACTTGGGCGTTTTAGATGGCGTAACCACCAACCCATCGCTCATGGCCAAAGAAGGAATTGCCGGTGCGGAAAAAGTAAAGGCACACTACAAAGCCATTTGTGACATCGTTGACAATAACGTGAGTGCAGAAGTGATTGCCACCGATTTTGATAATATCATTAAAGAAGGAAAAGAGTTGGCAAAGATTGACGATAAGATTGTGGTAAAAGTGCCGATGATTAAAGATGGCGTAAAGGCCATTAAAAAATTTACCAGCGAAGGCATTCGAACCAATTGCACCTTGGTGTTTTCTCCAGGGCAAGCTTTATTGGCCGCCAAAGCAGGCGCTAGTTATCTTTCTCCCTTTATCGGGCGGCTGGACGACATCTCGCAAGATGGGCTTGAACTCATTGCCCAAATCCGTTTAATCTATAACAACTACGGATTTGAAACTGAAATCCTAGCTGCTAGCATTCGCCACACCATTCATTTAGTTAAATGTGCCGAAATTGGTGCCGATGTAGTCACTTGTCCATTGAATGTGATCATGAGTTTGCTAAAACATCCGCTCACCGATAGTGGCTTAGAGAAATTTTTGGCCGACCACAAGAAAGCTAACTCCTAA
- a CDS encoding ATP-binding cassette domain-containing protein encodes MFSTDPVVRVKEASIFQDQSTVLSNISFEIEKGEFVFMIGRTGSGKSSLLKTLYADLPLRQGDISVAGVSIRGIKNHEVPLLRRKIGIIFQDFQLLPDRTVGENLMFVMKATAWKDKAKMKNRLAEVLMQVGLGAVEKKMPHQLSGGEQQRVVIARALLNEPLILIADEPTGNLDPEVAHGIIRIFQQINKSGTAILMATHSYGLIKKFPARILKCEESKILDSTKEQFELNQDLY; translated from the coding sequence ATGTTTTCAACCGATCCCGTTGTTCGCGTAAAAGAGGCAAGCATTTTTCAAGATCAAAGCACCGTGCTCAGCAACATTAGCTTTGAAATTGAAAAAGGTGAATTTGTATTTATGATTGGTCGCACGGGCTCAGGCAAATCATCTTTGTTAAAAACTTTATATGCCGATCTTCCTCTTCGGCAAGGCGACATCAGTGTGGCTGGTGTATCGATTCGTGGAATCAAAAACCATGAAGTGCCTTTGCTTCGCAGAAAAATTGGAATCATCTTCCAAGATTTTCAATTATTGCCCGATCGCACCGTGGGCGAAAACCTGATGTTTGTAATGAAGGCCACTGCGTGGAAAGACAAGGCCAAAATGAAGAACCGGCTGGCAGAGGTGTTGATGCAAGTAGGATTAGGGGCAGTAGAAAAAAAAATGCCGCATCAATTATCGGGTGGCGAGCAACAGCGTGTGGTGATTGCCCGTGCCTTGCTTAATGAGCCGTTGATTTTAATTGCAGACGAACCAACTGGAAATTTAGATCCCGAGGTGGCACATGGCATCATTCGTATATTTCAACAAATCAATAAAAGTGGCACTGCAATCCTAATGGCCACGCACAGTTACGGGTTGATCAAAAAATTTCCTGCCCGCATATTGAAATGCGAAGAGAGTAAAATACTTGACTCTACCAAAGAGCAGTTTGAGTTGAATCAAGACTTGTATTAA
- a CDS encoding RNA polymerase sigma factor: protein MYNVGYRIVNNEDEAHDVLQEAFISAFNNLDSYRQESSFGSWLKRIVVNKAINYLHKRKTERFPDDDKWDVKQEQEVDPFEAYPFTVEKVRSAIESLPDGYRTVLSLYLLEGYDHGEISEILNITESTSKSQFNRSKKKLKELLEQK from the coding sequence ATGTATAATGTTGGCTACCGAATCGTTAATAACGAAGACGAAGCGCACGATGTATTGCAAGAAGCCTTTATCAGTGCCTTCAATAATCTAGATAGTTATCGACAAGAGTCATCGTTTGGTTCGTGGCTGAAGCGGATTGTAGTAAACAAAGCAATCAATTATCTTCACAAAAGAAAGACAGAACGATTTCCCGATGATGATAAATGGGATGTGAAGCAAGAGCAGGAAGTAGATCCGTTTGAAGCCTATCCATTCACCGTTGAAAAAGTGAGGTCTGCCATTGAGTCTTTGCCAGATGGGTATCGCACCGTACTATCGCTTTATTTGTTGGAAGGTTACGACCATGGTGAGATTTCCGAGATATTGAACATCACGGAATCAACATCAAAATCGCAGTTCAATCGATCAAAGAAGAAATTAAAAGAATTACTAGAACAGAAATGA
- a CDS encoding HD domain-containing protein, protein MNFSAQLKENPVFKSVAHAAEKLGCKAYVVGGYVRDLLLKRPCKDIDFVCVGSGIELAEAVAKILNEKQVTVFKNFGTANVKHGEYELEFVGARKESYQRDSRKPIVEGGTLEDDQNRRDFTINAMAISLNKSNYGDLIDPFGGVNHLKEKLIKTPLDPEITFSDDPLRMMRAIRFASQLNFDIDADTFESIIKNKDRIKIVSMERIAVELNKIILTPLPSYGFKLLFQAGLLKEFFPEMVALHGVEYQDNKAHKDNFYHTLQVLDNVSKMSDNLWLRWAAILHDIAKPATKRFDKEVGWTFHGHEDKGARMVPGIFRRMKLPMNDKMEFVQKLVRLHLRPIALVKDVTDSAVRRLLFEAGEDADALMKLCRADITSKNSEKVKKYLTNFEKVQQKMIEVEEKDHIRTFQPPVAGDEIMQLFDVPPGKIIGDIKDEIKEAILEGVIKNNHEEAYEYMLKIAFLKGLTIKTKTITHPPV, encoded by the coding sequence GTGAACTTTTCCGCCCAGTTGAAAGAGAACCCTGTGTTTAAGTCAGTGGCGCATGCTGCGGAAAAACTTGGCTGCAAGGCGTATGTGGTAGGCGGCTACGTTCGTGATTTGCTGCTCAAGCGTCCTTGCAAAGATATCGACTTTGTCTGTGTAGGCAGTGGCATCGAATTGGCGGAAGCAGTCGCAAAGATTTTGAACGAAAAGCAAGTAACCGTTTTCAAGAACTTTGGTACGGCCAATGTCAAGCACGGTGAGTATGAATTAGAGTTTGTAGGTGCACGGAAAGAGTCGTATCAACGAGATTCACGTAAGCCAATTGTAGAAGGTGGCACACTTGAAGATGATCAAAACCGGAGGGACTTTACTATCAATGCCATGGCCATCAGCCTCAATAAATCTAATTATGGTGATTTGATAGATCCGTTTGGGGGTGTGAATCATTTAAAAGAAAAGTTGATCAAGACGCCACTTGATCCAGAAATTACTTTTTCCGATGATCCGCTGCGCATGATGCGCGCCATTCGCTTTGCTTCTCAGCTCAATTTTGATATTGATGCCGATACGTTTGAATCGATTATTAAAAATAAAGACCGTATCAAGATTGTATCGATGGAGCGCATTGCCGTAGAGCTGAATAAAATTATTCTGACGCCCCTGCCTTCGTACGGATTCAAGTTGCTGTTTCAAGCAGGATTACTCAAAGAGTTTTTTCCAGAGATGGTGGCCTTACACGGTGTAGAGTATCAAGACAATAAAGCCCACAAGGATAATTTTTATCACACCCTGCAAGTGCTTGACAATGTTTCTAAAATGTCAGATAACTTATGGTTGCGTTGGGCAGCTATTTTGCACGACATAGCCAAACCAGCCACCAAGCGGTTCGACAAAGAAGTGGGTTGGACTTTTCATGGACACGAAGACAAAGGTGCGCGAATGGTGCCGGGTATTTTTAGGCGCATGAAGTTGCCCATGAATGATAAAATGGAGTTTGTACAAAAACTGGTTCGTTTGCATTTGCGCCCCATTGCATTGGTAAAAGATGTAACCGATTCGGCTGTTCGCAGATTGCTTTTTGAGGCGGGCGAAGATGCCGATGCGCTCATGAAATTGTGCCGAGCCGACATTACTTCCAAAAATTCGGAAAAGGTAAAGAAGTACCTGACTAATTTTGAAAAGGTTCAACAAAAAATGATTGAGGTGGAAGAGAAAGATCATATCCGCACCTTTCAACCACCCGTGGCGGGTGATGAGATCATGCAATTATTTGATGTTCCCCCTGGCAAAATCATTGGCGATATTAAAGATGAAATAAAAGAGGCTATATTGGAAGGTGTAATCAAAAACAATCACGAAGAGGCGTATGAATACATGCTGAAAATCGCTTTCCTAAAAGGATTAACCATTAAAACTAAAACTATAACCCATCCACCTGTATGA
- a CDS encoding LLM class flavin-dependent oxidoreductase has product MEVGIDSFAAITASDNSERLSSTQVITELLERIEQADSYGLDVFGIGEHHRKEFLDSAPAVILAAAAARTKRIRLTSAVTVLSAADPVRVFQNFATLDLVSQGRAEMVVGRGSFIESFPLFGLNLQDYDDLFAEKLELLLQIRANEVVNWSGQFRPPLKNQSVYPRPLQNPIPIWLGVGGTPESFIRAGMLGLPLMVAVIGGETHRFRPLIDLYRQAGKEAGHSPEKLKVGLHSLGYVANTTEEAIADYYPGYAEMFTRIGKERGWPPVTRAGFESQRGPLGAFLVGSPEEVAAKIIRHSNALGGITRLSFQMDNAGLSHKKLMQAIELIGKKVKPLVNG; this is encoded by the coding sequence ATGGAAGTTGGAATTGACAGCTTTGCCGCCATTACTGCAAGCGATAACAGCGAGCGATTGAGCAGCACTCAAGTGATCACTGAACTATTGGAACGGATCGAGCAAGCAGACAGCTATGGTTTGGATGTATTTGGCATTGGGGAACACCATCGAAAAGAGTTTTTAGATTCTGCACCGGCCGTTATTTTGGCGGCAGCTGCTGCCCGCACTAAACGCATTCGTTTAACAAGTGCCGTTACGGTTTTGAGTGCAGCAGATCCTGTTCGTGTGTTTCAAAATTTTGCTACGCTTGACTTGGTTTCGCAGGGCCGTGCAGAAATGGTGGTAGGCCGTGGTTCTTTCATTGAGTCCTTTCCATTGTTTGGATTAAATCTGCAAGACTATGACGACTTGTTTGCTGAGAAACTAGAATTGCTTTTGCAGATTCGAGCGAATGAAGTGGTCAATTGGTCTGGGCAGTTTCGCCCACCTTTGAAAAATCAATCGGTGTACCCACGTCCACTGCAAAATCCCATTCCCATTTGGTTGGGTGTAGGCGGAACACCTGAATCATTTATCCGCGCAGGCATGCTGGGCTTACCACTAATGGTTGCGGTTATTGGTGGAGAGACGCATCGGTTTCGCCCGCTGATTGATTTGTATCGGCAGGCAGGCAAAGAGGCAGGGCATTCTCCCGAAAAATTGAAAGTAGGATTGCACTCCTTGGGCTATGTTGCCAATACAACGGAAGAGGCTATTGCTGATTACTATCCCGGTTATGCCGAGATGTTTACACGCATTGGCAAAGAGCGTGGTTGGCCACCTGTTACAAGGGCTGGCTTTGAATCTCAGCGTGGCCCATTGGGTGCGTTTTTGGTAGGCAGCCCGGAGGAAGTAGCAGCGAAAATCATTCGACATAGCAACGCATTGGGTGGCATTACTCGACTGTCTTTTCAAATGGACAATGCCGGCCTGTCTCACAAAAAATTGATGCAGGCCATCGAGTTGATTGGTAAGAAGGTGAAGCCTTTGGTTAATGGATAG
- the rpsA gene encoding 30S ribosomal protein S1 gives MIKDVTARKEATASNFSLENFNWETFDRKGFGEGYSKNERAELDKLFGGSVTSVNESEVVEGTVVGINDRDVILNIGFKSDGLVPLAEFKDMTNLKIGDVVDLFIEERENAMGQLILSRRKAKLVKGWDYVQKALDKDEVIEGFVKRRTKGGLIVDVFGIEAFLPGSQIDVKPIRDFDIYVNKSIEVKVVKINNTNDNVVVSHKVLIEKDLEQQKAVILTNLEKGQVLEGVIKNMTNFGVFIDLGGVDGLLHITDISWGRISHPEELLKLDQVVKVVVLDFDGDKKRISLGMKQLTPHPWESLAAEIAIGSKVKGKIVNVADYGAFLELQPGVEGLIHVSEMSWSQHLRNPQDFMKVGDELNAVVLTIDRDERKMSLGIKQLTEDPWTRQDVLGKYAIGTRHTGVVRNLTNFGLFIELEEGIDGLVHVSDLSWTKKIKHPSEFTKVGEKIDVQVLELDTANRRLALSHKHLEENPWDTFENIFTIGSVHKCTILSKNDKGATLELPYGIEGFCSAKNLAKEDGGKVEAGESLDFKVLEFSKDDRRIVLSLKAMWSAEEPAAPKAAAAKKPAAPKGKSIEKINQEVEKSTLGDIEALSALKEKMNAAKSNPDAN, from the coding sequence ATGATCAAAGATGTAACCGCTCGCAAAGAAGCTACCGCATCTAATTTTTCGCTTGAAAACTTCAATTGGGAAACCTTTGACCGCAAAGGTTTCGGGGAAGGTTATTCAAAAAATGAACGTGCCGAGTTGGATAAATTGTTCGGTGGCTCTGTTACTTCGGTTAACGAAAGCGAAGTAGTGGAAGGCACTGTGGTGGGCATCAACGACCGCGATGTTATATTAAATATCGGTTTCAAGTCTGATGGCTTGGTGCCGTTGGCCGAATTCAAAGACATGACCAACCTAAAGATTGGTGATGTAGTGGATTTGTTCATTGAGGAACGCGAAAACGCCATGGGGCAATTGATCCTGTCGCGCAGAAAGGCGAAGTTGGTGAAGGGCTGGGATTATGTTCAGAAGGCATTGGATAAAGACGAAGTGATTGAAGGCTTTGTGAAACGCAGAACCAAAGGTGGTTTGATTGTAGATGTGTTTGGTATCGAAGCTTTCTTGCCAGGATCTCAAATTGATGTGAAGCCTATCCGCGATTTCGATATTTATGTGAATAAGTCGATTGAGGTGAAGGTGGTGAAAATCAACAATACCAACGACAACGTAGTAGTGTCGCATAAGGTATTGATCGAAAAAGACCTTGAGCAGCAAAAGGCTGTTATCTTAACAAACTTAGAAAAAGGACAAGTATTGGAAGGTGTGATCAAAAACATGACCAACTTCGGTGTATTCATCGACTTGGGTGGTGTAGATGGTCTTCTTCATATTACCGACATTTCGTGGGGTCGCATCAGCCATCCAGAAGAGTTGTTGAAACTCGATCAGGTGGTAAAGGTAGTAGTGTTGGATTTCGATGGCGACAAAAAGAGAATTTCATTGGGTATGAAGCAATTGACGCCTCACCCTTGGGAGTCATTAGCGGCCGAGATCGCAATCGGATCGAAAGTAAAAGGCAAGATTGTTAACGTGGCTGATTACGGTGCGTTCTTAGAATTGCAACCCGGTGTAGAAGGCTTGATCCACGTAAGTGAAATGAGCTGGAGCCAACACTTGCGCAACCCGCAAGATTTCATGAAAGTTGGTGATGAGTTAAACGCTGTAGTCTTGACTATCGACCGTGACGAACGCAAGATGTCGTTGGGCATTAAACAATTGACCGAAGATCCTTGGACACGTCAAGATGTGTTGGGCAAGTATGCCATCGGCACACGTCATACCGGTGTCGTTCGCAACCTTACCAACTTTGGGTTGTTCATTGAATTAGAAGAAGGCATTGATGGATTGGTTCACGTTTCAGATTTGAGCTGGACCAAAAAAATCAAGCACCCATCTGAATTCACTAAGGTAGGGGAGAAGATAGATGTGCAAGTATTGGAATTGGATACAGCCAACCGAAGATTGGCCTTGAGCCATAAGCACTTGGAAGAAAATCCATGGGATACATTTGAGAACATCTTCACTATTGGTTCCGTTCACAAGTGTACAATTCTAAGTAAAAATGACAAAGGTGCTACCCTTGAGTTGCCTTATGGAATTGAAGGATTCTGTTCTGCAAAAAACCTTGCCAAAGAGGATGGTGGCAAAGTAGAAGCAGGCGAATCACTTGACTTTAAAGTGCTTGAGTTCTCGAAAGATGACAGAAGAATTGTTTTAAGCTTGAAGGCCATGTGGTCGGCTGAGGAGCCAGCGGCACCTAAAGCAGCGGCTGCTAAGAAGCCAGCCGCGCCTAAAGGCAAGAGCATCGAAAAAATCAATCAAGAAGTAGAGAAATCTACCTTGGGCGACATCGAGGCATTGAGTGCGTTGAAAGAGAAAATGAATGCGGCTAAGTCTAACCCAGACGCCAACTAA
- a CDS encoding ISAs1 family transposase: protein MRSPNPLRDSNSVFHTSFSPLPDPRRTTKGHFQYPLDEILFLVISAVLSGADGWCPVHVFGKAKLDWLRQYLPYANGIPSHDVLGKVFALIDPVEFNRCFMLWVNSLSKLTDGEVVAIDGKTLCGSASQDRTAFHLVSAYATQNRLCLGQQCVKEKSNEITAIPVLLDMLAIESCVVTVDAMGCQQDIAQKILDKKADYILMVKDNQKSLKQQIEKVFTLEKPSHSHRQTDMGHGRAEKRGCDVISGLRFLDDRSHWPGLQSIVRIRSERAEKKTGKITREARYYISSLRGDAAQFNAKIRQHWAIENNLHWSLDVLFNEDALLMKSGNSVVNFSIVNKMALALLDKEKSTKMSKRSKRLTAALDDGYRSLVLKC, encoded by the coding sequence ATGCGTAGCCCAAATCCCCTTAGAGATAGCAACTCGGTTTTCCATACATCCTTCAGCCCCTTGCCCGACCCTCGCAGGACCACCAAAGGCCACTTTCAATACCCGCTGGATGAGATTTTGTTTTTAGTGATCTCGGCCGTACTGAGCGGGGCCGATGGCTGGTGCCCCGTACACGTTTTCGGGAAAGCCAAACTGGACTGGTTGCGCCAATACCTTCCCTATGCAAATGGGATACCTTCACACGATGTGTTGGGGAAGGTGTTTGCGTTGATCGACCCCGTTGAGTTCAACCGGTGTTTTATGCTTTGGGTCAATTCCCTGTCCAAACTAACGGACGGGGAAGTGGTTGCCATAGATGGGAAGACGCTTTGTGGATCAGCTTCGCAAGACCGGACAGCTTTTCACCTGGTCTCCGCTTATGCCACCCAAAACAGGCTTTGCCTGGGCCAACAATGTGTGAAGGAAAAGAGCAATGAGATCACCGCCATCCCTGTTTTATTGGACATGCTTGCCATTGAAAGCTGTGTGGTCACTGTGGATGCAATGGGCTGCCAACAGGATATTGCCCAGAAAATCCTCGACAAGAAGGCCGATTATATTTTGATGGTGAAGGACAACCAGAAAAGTCTGAAACAACAGATCGAGAAAGTGTTCACCCTTGAAAAACCTTCCCATTCCCATAGGCAGACAGATATGGGGCATGGGCGTGCAGAAAAAAGGGGATGTGATGTGATCAGTGGGTTGAGGTTTTTAGATGACCGTTCGCATTGGCCGGGGCTTCAAAGCATCGTGCGGATAAGATCAGAACGGGCAGAAAAGAAAACAGGGAAGATCACGCGGGAGGCCCGCTATTATATTTCTTCTTTGCGCGGGGATGCCGCACAGTTCAATGCCAAGATCAGGCAACATTGGGCAATCGAAAACAACCTGCACTGGTCATTGGATGTGCTCTTCAACGAAGATGCCCTGCTGATGAAATCCGGAAACTCGGTTGTCAATTTCTCGATTGTCAACAAGATGGCCTTGGCTTTGTTGGACAAAGAAAAATCCACCAAAATGTCCAAACGATCTAAACGGTTGACCGCTGCACTAGATGATGGTTACAGAAGTTTGGTGCTGAAATGTTAA